Proteins from a single region of Acidianus ambivalens:
- a CDS encoding RNA-guided endonuclease TnpB family protein: MARRVKAIRASVSMKIAVSEPLLALVNNYVKALRFTLFWLKENVKNPNEKGVLSKVHEKLYEKLRGEYNLPSKVAEDCYRDALSIYKGWYNNPRRGRFPRVYKPTVWLTPKKSYSVNFERMTVKITSVGELQILGYPRNLKDYLSWKMREARLAVKGGKAFLKVVFEKEEEGEKVEPKESIAVDINMSEIVVGKDDIHYVRIPTRLEEVHHWKSLAENLQRKYSRRWRENKKILYRIRSFHIKAKMIMEDFARKVGKWVVEVARMMSSNVVKLENLKNLIKNVDRLPREFHDKLYLMQYRRLQYWISWQAKKHGMIVEFVNPSYSSISCPKCGQKMVEVSHRWFKCSCGYENDRDVIAVVNLNGRGSLSLSTAPQMRDVIPNR; encoded by the coding sequence ATGGCTAGGAGGGTTAAAGCGATCAGAGCTAGTGTTTCTATGAAGATCGCCGTCTCTGAACCTCTCCTAGCCCTCGTGAATAACTACGTTAAAGCACTCCGTTTCACCCTATTTTGGTTAAAGGAGAACGTGAAAAACCCAAATGAGAAGGGAGTGCTTTCGAAAGTCCACGAGAAGTTATACGAGAAGTTAAGAGGGGAATACAATCTGCCATCAAAGGTTGCTGAGGACTGCTATAGGGATGCCCTCTCGATATACAAGGGATGGTACAACAACCCGAGGAGGGGACGTTTTCCAAGAGTGTACAAACCCACAGTTTGGCTAACACCAAAGAAAAGTTATAGTGTGAACTTCGAGAGGATGACTGTTAAGATAACTAGTGTTGGAGAACTTCAAATTCTAGGTTATCCTAGGAACTTGAAGGACTACTTAAGCTGGAAAATGAGGGAGGCCAGGTTAGCGGTCAAGGGCGGGAAGGCTTTCCTCAAGGTAGTTTTTGAGAAAGAGGAAGAAGGAGAGAAGGTTGAGCCAAAGGAAAGTATTGCCGTAGACATTAACATGAGTGAGATAGTAGTTGGTAAGGATGATATACACTACGTTAGGATTCCAACTCGTCTCGAAGAGGTTCATCACTGGAAGTCATTAGCCGAAAACCTTCAAAGGAAGTACTCAAGGAGGTGGAGGGAGAATAAGAAGATCTTGTATAGGATTCGTTCTTTCCACATAAAGGCTAAGATGATTATGGAGGATTTTGCTAGAAAAGTGGGGAAATGGGTTGTTGAAGTAGCGAGAATGATGAGTTCTAACGTCGTCAAACTAGAGAACCTTAAGAACCTCATCAAAAACGTAGATAGACTGCCAAGAGAGTTTCACGATAAACTCTATTTGATGCAGTATCGTCGTTTGCAGTATTGGATTTCTTGGCAGGCTAAGAAGCATGGAATGATTGTTGAGTTTGTTAATCCTAGTTATTCTTCAATCTCATGCCCTAAGTGTGGGCAAAAGATGGTTGAAGTTTCCCATCGTTGGTTTAAGTGTTCTTGTGGTTATGAGAATGATCGCGACGTTATTGCGGTAGTTAATCTTAATGGGAGGGGTTCTCTGAGCCTCTCGACTGCCCCTCAAATGAGGGATGTAATCCCGAACCGATGA
- a CDS encoding glycosyltransferase family 2 protein — MVEIIIPVGPNDNLEWVKRSVESALSQPVDRVVIYDNSERADISDFFSSLRGNLKYIRDKRMRKVNMARLRNKLLSLSSEKYIIMLDSDVVIPKDYSRRLIERLESGIAFTWMHYAYSESEIDKPLSLNEHNPNLGCAGLNTEVIRSIGNFDERYERDEDVWLYAKLKKLGYRVEPTEGRCLHLNKVHARLNFSSSLIEAKRNLWRSKYDIMLMMDGLTDLTFLTGYSYYGSYYILGILSMFFHPLALVYIPLISYGLYYYKGIKKYVFNLIPGLALALSFPYGLGYNLVKKFK; from the coding sequence ATGGTAGAGATTATAATACCAGTGGGTCCTAATGACAATCTAGAATGGGTTAAAAGGAGCGTAGAGTCAGCTTTATCTCAGCCCGTAGATAGGGTTGTAATTTATGATAATAGTGAAAGGGCTGACATAAGTGATTTCTTTAGCAGTTTAAGGGGGAATTTGAAATACATTAGGGATAAAAGAATGAGAAAAGTGAACATGGCTAGGTTAAGGAATAAATTGCTTTCATTATCTAGTGAAAAATATATTATAATGTTAGATAGCGATGTAGTAATACCTAAGGACTATTCTAGGAGATTAATTGAAAGGTTGGAGAGTGGTATAGCGTTTACTTGGATGCATTACGCTTATTCTGAAAGTGAGATAGATAAGCCTTTATCATTAAATGAGCATAATCCTAATTTGGGTTGTGCTGGATTAAACACTGAGGTTATAAGGAGTATTGGGAATTTTGATGAAAGATATGAAAGGGATGAGGACGTTTGGCTTTACGCTAAGCTAAAGAAATTAGGATATAGAGTTGAACCCACTGAGGGTAGATGTCTTCACTTAAATAAGGTTCACGCTAGGTTAAACTTCTCTTCCTCCTTAATTGAGGCTAAGCGAAATCTTTGGAGAAGTAAATACGATATTATGTTAATGATGGACGGTCTTACAGATTTAACATTTCTAACCGGATATTCATATTATGGTAGTTATTATATTTTGGGAATACTCTCAATGTTTTTCCATCCGTTAGCGTTAGTTTACATACCTCTTATAAGTTACGGTTTATATTATTATAAGGGAATTAAGAAGTACGTTTTCAATTTAATTCCGGGACTGGCTTTGGCTTTATCCTTCCCCTACGGTTTAGGGTATAACCTTGTTAAGAAGTTTAAGTAG
- a CDS encoding glycosyltransferase family 4 protein: MKLGIVYNNFLSPKFAGGGAEHAYEVVKRLTKYFKIVYYPSSPVFIWDKEVLIEKAKEVEREGIKITPEFYSILEEQNKFRIRGIKRFLLSDKIAKEVSKRYSVDVDFLYEPDHTSFDIFYLGKSTKFGLTLHLPLFYNNSIKYLRRLVKFYKFNPYTGKGFYTRFLYNELYSKPKYKRLLKKYKPSFIAAVSKGPLEESGITGEVLFPGNAFDPELLKYRNRGKEDYVVFWSRLNQDKGIHEIPDILKRIQAKLSKRVKLVLMGRFFDKYNEKLFWKKVKKYGLNVEYLGFVPREKLYDVVSRAKLFIYPTHIDGFSLVVLEALALGTPVVAYGIPAIRSVYYGLKAVKIVEEFDQEDMSRKAYEILSLNEKDMDEIINEPKLLDFLKLHSSWDNVANSVRDVIMKYAS, translated from the coding sequence ATGAAGCTAGGAATAGTTTACAATAATTTCTTATCACCTAAATTTGCTGGTGGAGGGGCAGAACATGCATACGAAGTAGTTAAGAGATTAACTAAATACTTTAAAATAGTTTATTATCCTTCAAGTCCTGTATTTATTTGGGATAAAGAAGTTTTAATTGAGAAAGCTAAAGAAGTTGAAAGAGAAGGAATAAAAATTACACCAGAATTTTACTCAATTCTGGAGGAGCAAAATAAGTTTAGAATTAGAGGAATTAAAAGATTCTTACTTTCAGATAAAATTGCAAAGGAAGTATCTAAAAGATACTCAGTTGATGTAGATTTTCTATATGAGCCTGATCACACTTCATTCGATATATTTTATTTAGGCAAGTCAACTAAATTTGGATTAACTCTACATTTACCTTTATTTTATAATAATTCGATAAAATACCTAAGGAGGTTAGTAAAGTTTTATAAATTCAATCCATATACTGGAAAAGGATTTTATACTAGATTCCTATATAATGAATTATATTCTAAACCCAAATATAAGAGACTACTCAAGAAATATAAGCCAAGTTTTATAGCAGCAGTTAGCAAAGGGCCTTTAGAAGAAAGTGGAATTACAGGAGAAGTACTTTTCCCTGGTAATGCTTTTGATCCTGAGCTTCTTAAATATAGAAATAGAGGAAAGGAAGATTATGTAGTTTTTTGGAGCAGATTGAATCAAGATAAAGGAATTCACGAAATTCCAGACATATTAAAAAGAATTCAAGCAAAACTATCTAAAAGAGTTAAACTAGTTCTTATGGGAAGATTTTTTGATAAATATAATGAGAAACTATTTTGGAAAAAAGTCAAAAAATATGGATTAAATGTTGAATATCTAGGCTTTGTACCAAGGGAAAAGCTGTATGATGTAGTTTCTAGAGCTAAACTTTTTATTTATCCCACGCATATAGATGGATTTTCTTTAGTAGTATTAGAGGCTCTAGCGTTAGGTACCCCAGTAGTTGCGTATGGAATACCTGCAATAAGAAGTGTATACTATGGACTAAAGGCAGTTAAAATAGTTGAAGAGTTTGACCAGGAAGACATGAGTAGAAAAGCGTATGAAATTCTTTCTTTAAACGAAAAAGACATGGACGAAATAATTAACGAACCTAAACTTTTAGATTTTCTTAAATTACATTCTAGTTGGGATAATGTAGCAAATTCTGTTAGAGACGTTATTATGAAATATGCAAGCTAA